A portion of the Sus scrofa isolate TJ Tabasco breed Duroc chromosome 5, Sscrofa11.1, whole genome shotgun sequence genome contains these proteins:
- the RTL6 gene encoding protein LDOC1L: protein MVQPQTSKAETPASAASTNAQMDDVIDTLTSLRLTNSALRREASTLRAEKANLTNMLESVMAELTLLRTRARIPGALQITPPISAIASSGTRPMTTPPTSLPEPFSGDPGQLAGFLMQMDRFMIFQASRFPGEAERVAFLVSRLTGEAEKWAIPHMQPDSPLRNNYQGFLAELRRTYKSPLRHARRAQIRKTSASNRAVRERQTLCRQLAATGAAPCPVHPASNGTSPAPALPTRARNL, encoded by the coding sequence ATGGTCCAGCCCCAGACATCCAAAGCCGAAACCCCCGCCTCGGCGGCGTCTACCAATGCCCAGATGGATGATGTCATCGACACGCTGACCTCCCTGCGTCTCACCAACTCTGCGCTGAGGCGGGAGGCCTCTACCCTGCGGGCCGAGAAGGCCAACCTCACCAACATGCTGGAGAGCGTGATGGCTGAGCTGACCTTGCTACGCACCAGGGCCCGCATTCCGGGGGCGCTGCAGATCACCCCTCCCATCTCGGCCATTGCCTCCAGCGGGACCCGGCCGATGACCACGCCTCCAACCTCTCTGCCCGAGCCCTTCTCGGGCGACCCGGGCCAGCTGGCGGGGTTCTTGATGCAGATGGACAGATTCATGATCTTCCAGGCCTCCCGCTTCCCAGGTGAGGCCGAGCGCGTGGCGTTCCTCGTGTCGCGGCTCACCGGCGAGGCGGAGAAGTGGGCGATCCCGCACATGCAACCGGACAGCCCTTTGCGGAACAACTATCAGGGCTTCCTGGCCGAGTTGCGGAGAACCTACAAGTCTCCGCTGCGGCACGCCCGGCGCGCCCAAATCCGGAAGACTTCGGCCTCCAATCGAGCGGTGCGGGAACGGCAGACGCTCTGCCGCCAGCTGGCCGCCACGGGCGCAGCGCCCTGCCCCGTGCACCCGGCCTCCAACGGGACCAGTCCCGCTCCAGCCCTGCCCACGCGAGCTCGGAACCTTTAG